AACATGTTTACCATAGTGAATGCATCAGCAAATGGCTCGGTATCAACAAGGTTGGCTAATGCCTTAAAATCTAGCCTTTCAGAATTCAGAATGTTCCTATGTTCATTTTGTAATTCGACGGCTGCAAACTCACTCTCATTTCCTTTTGTTGTATTTGTTTAGGTATGCCCAGTTTGCAACCTCGAGGTTTCTGGTGAGGAATCAAGGCATTAAAGCATCAATCGGGAAGAAAAGATTAGGCAAAACCGGTGCTcattttgaagttgaaaatttattttccgtagaatttgtttttttctcttcttataCATAGACTAGTTGAACTACGGTCTTCCCGTATTTTTTGTTCTGTCTTTTAATACGTTCTGCTGAAGTAGTAAAGAGAACAAACAAGCCATATAATTCAAGTTCCTCTAAGTGAATATGAGATTCAGATTAGAAATGCCACCTTCCAGCCAGAATCCAACCACCAATCgctattatttaaatatgtgAGGTTAACTAAGGCTTAGAATTATACCTCATTTGGGTTCATTTTGATCCTCTTGATCCATCCACatattcacttgggcttttAGACAATTTTTTACTTTGCTCCACTTGGGCATTGGCTTGCAGACCTCAGTCCTCTTGAAATGACAGTCTTAAGGCACAGTAATTTTTTCTCCCACAAACAAAGCATGGTTGATTTACTCAGTTAAGAAGTATAAGAAAACCGAAAGAAGATTTAGTTCAAACTATCACCGTAGGCAGCTACATTCTAACCTTTCAGCAAGCACATTTTCTTTACCTCTTTGCAGCAAATCCTCTTCAAGTCTTTTGCAAGAGCACCTAGCCCAAGTTGCACATAAATTGATGTATGAAGTGAGTTGTGGTTTCACAAATTCATCTTTCTTAATCACAAATGATGATTAAGCTAGACAAATGAAACCAAGTGTTGTGATTATTAAACTAGAAGTGTTGAACTTTAAGCATATAGTTTAAATCAATATTATAACAATGAAACATTTAGCCGAAATCAATGTGAATGTACTTGGAGGAATTTTATGTGTATGCAATCATACTTATAATCTCAAGTAATCAAGAATGGATGAAGCAATAAAAATAGTTTTTGAATGCTAAAATAGTCCCAAGTTGATTGAAAAGGAACTCAATAAGTTGTTCACTCAATTAAGTTCTATAGCTTTTAATGGGTCGTTGAAAGCTCAAGGGTCAGTAAAATTGTTAGAAGAGATGAGGCTTTTTGGTATTGTGGAATGTGCTAGGAACCTTTCTAGCGCAAAGTGTAAGAAGTGCCTTCATGTTGCAGTAATTGAACTTATAGATCATGGTTATCAAATGAAAGGGGACATGCTATTTATAGGAGTTGTTACATTAGATTTGAATTGCACCCATTTTACTATAGTTTGTCGTAGGTAATAAACTATGGGGTTCATAAATATTGGTTATGGTAATAAGACAACAATTTCTATTCATGTTCCTATGTCTTATTTGTGGAGtaatacaaattaaaatatgtttatatctatctttttctctttaatttcaaGTATGGTACTTTGTAATGCACATCACGTCTTTGAACCTTAAGATCCTTTGaaaggttttgtttttaggttatagaattttctttaaagtctTCTGTTGAATATCTAATGAATTTTTGATAAACTAGATGTCTAAATGAATCTCGTTTTCGAGAAAAACACAATATATCCTTCGTATAGAAAGTTGTGGCCCTATAGACAGTGTTTGTTTAGGATCTTAACGAATGCAGTTACAGACATATCTACAAATATACATAGCCAACTCTTAGATTGATTTTTAGATTACTATTGACATGGGTCATTAAGTCAAATAGTATCTCCCACTATTTTTGGCAAATTCACATCCCTCAAGATGAAATCTGAGAGTTTCGGTTAAAACTCTTAGTGGGATGGGAGGCTCTCTATTATCCGGATCATCACACCATAATAGATTATTGGGATTTCTCATATAGGAAAGAGAGGGCACGCTTGCCCATTCACATCATGAAGTGATTGCCCATTTCGTTTGACCTATAGCAAATGCAAACTTCTGAATGTTATCATGAAGCACCATTGTACTAGTTAATTCTTAGCCCGCCTTATTTGCTTTGTGTAAAGTTTCAAATATGACCTCATCTTAATAGAATATTGTTCATGCTTGTTATTTACCATTGTAACATCATACGTATGAAATGAAGCTCCTTTTAAGTGAGAGAGTCCTATGTTTTAGGCCCCTTATAACTGAGTACAAGCCTTTATGTATTGGTCACACATAATTAGGAGTTTCACTATGGTGGAAGGCCAAGCAAAGACATCAAAATGCTTTTAATTTATCGACTTTATATTAGCATTTGATTGAGGGAGTTTTAGGTcacatttatttaatttttaaacaatttaaaacatattGTCCTAGGACAACTATTACTCCATAAAGCATATTAATAGTTATAGTATACTCCCActattttgtttcaaaaaCTAAATCGATTTCATAaaaggatttttattttgaaattgggaTTATGTGTTACTATTAACGAAATGTTTTGCATTCCTCAAGTATGGTTAAATAGTTGTCTATAGGCTCATGAATGATTATAGACTTATAATTTCGATCAACATCGAGTCAAGATGTTGAATCTTGGTCTAAGGTGGGTGATTGATTTTATTACACAACTTAACTACTTTAAAACATTCAATGTTGGTGGGAGTTGGACCCAAGACTAATCTTAGAATCCCTAACTAatcttctttctcattttgtttccttcttcGGGCCTCCATCTTCCTATTACATAACTAATTGAAATAGAAAACTCAAAGCCCAATTGGCCTTGAGGGAATTACAATTCAAGGGAGATAGAATTTACATCAGAGAATAAGAGAGGAGTGGAAAGGCTATAATGAGGAAATTAGAGTGAGGAGCTTATTTGAGGGTTTCAATCCCACTATCAACAAATGTGAGGAAATCAATGGACTTAAACATTTTAAATGGTTTGATGGTGGGATTGAACCCCTCAAATAAGCTCCTCACTCTAAACTCTTCATTGTAGAAGCTCCCAGAGAAGAAAAGCATACAAGcctatatttaatttataagcCAATCACTAGTTACAACCCATCCATTCAATCAAACTCATTCATCTAATGAATAAACAGCTCACATAgctcaatttggttttgggacCTTAAGTCCATAATCATCCTTAATTCAATCATGTAAtccaattaaataataaaggGAATGCAACATTAAACAATTGAGACTTAGAACATATAGGCCTATTTTAAATGGaacaaataattcaaataagaAATTGGTTGAAGTTTAATGATCAAATTTTGTTTGCAATTGACTGCActtttgggttttgtgaaGAGGGAGAACATGTATCTTGAATATAAACATTCATACATTTCACAAAGGAAAATTTACTTATGGAAATGAGAAATGTGATGTGAGATATCTTTTTTTGATGTTTGGTAATTTAACGAAAGTAAccagaaaatataattttatttcctttatgAGGTTTGGTTtgtagaaaaattaaaaacaaaatttatttggtttttaaattatatcCCTAAATTAAAATGTGATTCCATTTAGCAACTCTTGTAAATCACAGGAAAATAAGCTAAAAGCCACGTGTAACTCCGAAAACCAGCTGGTTGCGGAATCGAGCAGATCCAAGAATGGCAATCCCACCTGATCAAAGCAAAAACTAGATCCTCACTCGGCCAAAGCCACGACCCCAATaacaattatttaattaatctcCAACGGTCGAAAATTTAGTAGAACCCCTCGCCGACCCCACCAACGTTCACCATCTCCTGTAACGGTCACTTCTTCTTCCACTCTCCCCCCACTTCTCctccaaatccaaacccaaaacccaaaacgtcaacaccttctctctctctctctctctctctctctctctctcgcagTGTACAGCTCGCTTTGTTTCTGGGTCTTTGTCTGTGTCACTCTGTGTGTGATATGGAACCAGCAAAAATTGATTGGAAAAACTTAGAATGGAAATTTGTTGAGGATAAAGCCTATGAGCAAATAAACGCACCCAAGTGGTTCGATTTCTTGAACCCAGATCAAAACTCTGTGGACGACCAGGCCTGGTTCTGCAGACCCGGTAGCTTAAATCATTACAAATTTACTtcaattcttcttctctatttatactaatttttattgaccattattttcttgttgcaGAATGTAAGCATCCAAAGACGGCTGAAGATTTTCTCAAATCATCACCTCTCAAGGTTCTTACTTTTACtgcctttctttctttttggttggttttatTATGAGGGTTTTGCTTTCTCGTTTTGTTGGtactctgtttggttgctaagAATATgcgaggaaaaagaaaaatcaagattttgATTCTTTGGCATACGTTTCTATGGGCCTAGAAAACACAAATCCAGTTTCACTTTGCAGTTCCAACGACAGCATAAGatccaattttcattttcctcaCATTTCATTTCAGAGCTACCAAGCAGAGATTTTGTATAATTgccttttctttatttctttctgaAGGTTCccaatttctttgtttgttgatTTCCAGAAGGTTTCAAGCCCAGCTGTTGTTTCTGAAGTTTCTCCACTTGGTGATAAAATCCAGAGGTAACAAGAAAATCCCATGAACCCTTGTATTTCACAGTACAATATAATTCAACTTTCACAGAACTTaacttattttctttcctAATTTAGAGATGTGAAATTGAAGAGAAGAGGGCTCACTCAGTCTTCAATTTACCCGATTAATAATTCAAGAGTCCAGGAAGACAGCGAAAATCAGAACCCCAACCTATCAACTCCTCCAATTAACCAAGCAAAGGCCATGAAGGCAACCATCAAATCAAGCGCAGAGAAGAAGCAGCCAATTGAAAGCACACCGCAGAACAGTGAGGTGCTTCCGAGGCTGAGAAGCACGCTGTCAGCGAGAAATTTATTTGCAGGGCGAGATATTCTGAATCAGCTTACAGACTTCTGCAGCGAATTGAAGAGAATGGCGATGAGAGCAAGGGAGAAAGAGGATGTGGAGGGGTTGGATGTAAGGAAAAGCCTAGGGGGtttgaaggaagaagaggtGGTGAAGAAGGAGGAGTGTAATGGTGAGGTTTTGGGTGAGTTGAATGGGAGGCAAACTGAGAGGATGCCATTGCTTGAGGTGGGTAAAGGGAAAACCAGGAGGCAAACAGAGAGAATGCCATTCCTTGAGGTGGGTAAAGGGAAAACTCAGAGGCAAACAGAGAACATGCCATTGCTTGAGGTGAAAACTGAAGGAATGGAGGGGAGCATTATCAAGGAGAAGCAGAGGAGGAACAAGTAACTTTATTCTTCCTCTATTTTCTATCTTTTAGGGCATGATACTCCGTTTAGGAATAGGCGTCTCAGTCTGTCATTTTACCCCTTGTGATATTGCTAATTGTACTTTGTTATACAATTCATTTATACTAGTAGAGATGCACAAGGATTCTTCTTGTTATAACTTTTAGGCTGGAAGTTGACAAGTTGGCTGGTTATATGACGAGAACTGTCAGACTGATATGCAAAGATAACAATCCAATTACTGTACAAACTTGCTAGAAGTCATTGTATGATTAAACTTTCTGATGACATTGATCTTTCTAGGTGTCCTTGCATGCCATCGATATATGTTTTTTCCTACGCTTGCTCATTTGATGGTTGAAAGTATTGTTAACTTCTGATGACGACCTCATGCAGAAGAATTGACGAGACAGAGAACATCCCAATCTCTCTGAATTTAGAGAGTGTAAAGCGCAAAGGAGGGGAGTGCTTGCTGCAAATCCGAACCAACCCTCCCTCTCCTCAATGCTTTTCTGCCCCGAGGCCCCCAAGCAAACTGACACCTTCACAAGCTTCCAAGTCCAAGCTGATGGTATGTAGTCCTTCTACTTCTTcatgttatatttttgttttaccaAGATCAGTGGCATGAAGAATTAAACTATGGTTCTGATTCTTGCTCTAACAATGATTTACAAAAGTTGGTGGGGAAGGAAATATGAGGACTGAAAATTTACATCTAAGGGTTGTAAGTTAGTTGATAACATTCTCTTTTTATGGCCACAACAAAATGCTAAATGACCCggtgaagaaataaaatagCCCCAACAAAACCTGAATAAAGCTAGTCCAAGTAATATATAAGCTTGCCCCTTGATCTAGTCAAGCCAATCTAACATGGACTGAGATATCCGTGTCTTCTTTTCTGCAAAAGCTTGGAAACTGATCCTTGCAAAAGCTTGGAAACTGATCCTTGAATGGGCACCATTTCAACTTTATAGCTTTGTGTtaatcaaaaccctagctcTTTTTAGCATAGATATCTTAGTTGAAATGATgaaactaaaatttcaatcatGGACACTGGAACAGCACATAAATCAATCTAGTCATCACCTGTTCTGCatccttctttctttaaaGCTCAGAAGATCCTCTTCCAGTTTATCATCATAAACTATGGTAGATATGAATATGATTTTGGCCATTACATTACGCTTGCATAATGATCCTCTTATATTTGCCCCTCACCCTGGCctgttttgttaattttgtgCATAACAACTATGCTTCATATACTTGTAAATTCATGCATTACCTTATTAATCTACTGgtgattttttaattgatttttcctATCACCTTCAGTATCGTATTTTGGATTTGACTTGATTTTCTGCTTGAACTAAGACCACTCATAGAGGAGACTTATGTGCTGGCTTAGTTAGAAATCAAGCATTTTCTGTCAGTTTTCCTAATTGACTTTTTATATTGAATGAGCAGGAAAGGGGAATCCTTGCAGACGCAGAGCAAAACAATAAAGTGACCAAGGAGAATTCCACAGAGAAAGGGAAAACTGCTTGCATTGTTGATGGAAGAGAAGCAAGAACCATGGACGTTTTTTGGTTTCTAAAACCTTGCACAACGCTATCCAACTAAAAAGGGACAACATTGAGCAAGAATTTGACGCTCAttatttcattcttttcatttttctttgctttgttaCGATTCATTGATTCTTTTTACATTATAGAGTATAGTTTCGGTTTGTTCTTGATTACTATGGAGTTGATAAATAAAACTGTAACGTACTAACCACAAAATAATTGTACTGGGCTCAGTCAGTTCCCatatgaataaaatttcaatttttaccaTCGAGAGACCCGTTCTGTTGAGTTTATGGATTTCATGTACCGTAGGCCTTCAGTTATGGCTACTTCTAATTTGATACCTGTATTTAATGGACATGTAGTTTATGGACTTGTAGAGGAGAAATTCTTAGTCGTGGACAATGTCAGCCGTTCATTCGCCCTCACCACCAAGTGGAATTTCCGTGTATTGGGCAGACCTGAATGTACCCTACTAAAGGGGGTCCACCTAGTTGTGAGGGCGAGTGAACGACTGAATTAATCTCACTGTCGGACCAAAAAATTTCTCCTTACAAGAGGCTGCCCATGTATTGAATTCGTCTTAAAAGATTAACGAGGTTAGCAGTTGCCACGTAACTGTTTAGTGTAAGATATATAAAATTCATTGGTTCCAATCAAATAGGTCGAGTCAACGGTTACTTGACAATGAGTTACAATTCTTTAAcattttatgttatttataaaaataaacataaaaacaaaaacaaaaggaggaGAAGCCAATTTCAGATGGGAACCATAAACCAACAATGACAAACCGCCAAACCTTTGCCAACCTAATCcacatacaaattaaaacaaaaagccACCTCACaaccttttttgtttgttttggccATGCCTGCAAACCTACAATTGGAGGTTACAAATGAGaacatttattttgtattcATCTGCCGCATTTTATACCTTTCATATCTATCTATTTATCTGTTAAATTCATTCTTATACTTACAGCCATTATCcttcactcttttttttctttcttcttatatTATAAACAGAAGATTGGGTAAGATTACAGCTCAAAATCCCACATTAATTCTCAAAGAAAACCATGAGCCATCACCCCTCATCCTCAACTTAATTCGTAAGGGTTTACAAAAGTCGAACTCTTATTGTAAATGTCGGTTAAGTATTTTTATCACTCGAGTTCTGGTCCAACCCTAAATGCAAGTGTCAGGTAACATAAGTGACCACTGTTTTATTTGTTAcatgttttattatttatacgTAATTAACTTGTAATTCAAATGATTAAGAACATTTACTTATGTATTCGAGATCCTGTATTCGAGTTCTTACTTCCCTAATTACAAGTACGAGCCAACCAACTAGCTCTTAGCCcttatgatttctttttctactaATGTTGGAACACGAACTAAGTTTGAATCTTTCCTTCTgtttataaacataaaaatgaaaaaccatATATGCCAAGCTGCCCATGACAGCTCAGATATAGACCCAAAAAACCCAGGTCGGAAAATCCAACCAACAACGAAAAAGAAAGCGATCAAAGCAATAACCATATCACCTCTGCAATGGCATGAAAACATTCTCACGAAATTACAAGACAAACTTTACAACATAAACAGATCATCCGGCTGGCAAAGTAACAACACCACCACAAACACCATAAACCAACTCTTCATCACACCTTATTTAccacaacaaaaagaaaaattcaaaaacaaaaacaaaaacaaaaagctaaAACAAGATTCAGAAGTTTGTTTGTGGGATGTAACCAATTACATGGTACCAAGTGAAATCCATTGAAAAGTCATGATGATCTATGATATATGTGTATATCTACCTTGTGCTGCAAAGTAAACAATCCAAGATCCTAACCCAAAGATGGCGTACACGTGGGTAGACCCTATTGGTGTATGATCTTGACTCGGATAAGAGATCCTCCATGGTCTCTACAAAGGGGTTTAGGCTTCTGAGTGGTGGAACGTACAGAGTCAGTGGCACTGCAGAGAAGGCCACTGTGAAGAACAGCTGCAACATGATCATGTACCAAAACTCCAAATTGGATCTTCAAGATTGGATTTTGATGGAAACCCAAATGAGTTTAAAGGGTGTTGAAGATTGATATGCAAAGAAGTATAAagtttggatttggatttgaagaGAAGGACAGGAGGAGGTTCTGGAAATTCAAAGAAGaaggtagagagagagagagagaatgagagagaTAGAAATGATGAATGTGTGAGTCTCTCCGTCTGACTGGTGGTTGGGGTTGTGGGGCTGACTTTGTTGTGTGAGTGTGAGTTTTTGGCTCCTTGAGGTTTCCAGCTCGCTGTCTCTCTGTGCAGCCGCTTAATTATTCCTTGGCCCGCGTTTGTAGCAAGTCGAGAAAAATAACTCTTTGCGTAatctagttttttttcttttccttttgccctttttctctttctatttACCAATAATTTTGATACATCTGACATGAGAATCCATATTTTTACTTTATACAATTTTAATATCATAAAATCTTTTATCATTACGTAATCCTCACCATCGAGCTTCGGATACTAACAAACTaacaaatttcaataaataaattttcaacaaCATAGCTAATATGTCAAATAGCAAAAGCAACAAGCTCAAAAAAAGCAATACAAAAGTTGACAAGAGGAGCACAAAAAACTACCAAACTCATATCATTAACATTAAGCGTCATTTTAAGCTAAGTCCACAACTCAGAAACTCTTATTCTTTCTCGTCTCTCCTCAATCTGGGGTATTTTTGGACTCTTATAAAGGGTTTTCTTTGTGActaaagtttatttatatttttagtttGATTATTCTAAGAAATTGATTAgctttatttatgtatttattgaCTAAGAAACATTCTACAATCTGTCTCTCaactaacaaaagaaaaaaagaaaaaaaagaaacatggaGAGAAGCTCTTGCTTGTAAGTGCTAGGTTAGGTTATGCCCCCAATATGAGTGTGGGTTGAGGATGTTGGCTTGTACCAGCCCACTTCCAATCCAGCCCCTCTGtaattttttccttatttttcaatgaatttaattttcgacaaaataggaagaaaaaataaataaataaaaagaaacactTCGTGCAAATTTGAAAGCATAACACACGCACCTAATTAATTGGAGAGCAATTTGCTTTTGAAGTCGGTTTTGTGAATCTGGACGCAAGCAATTAAgcataatataaaaaaggctGCAATCTGAGGCACCAAAGTATCCATCCATGTGTCCTTTTGTGGTTCAAAGGCTAGAAATGCAAACTATTGGGAGACAATTGTCGTTTTATGGGCCGCGAAAGTAAATGCCTTTTGTTGGTAACAAAAAGCAAATGCCTTTCAAGGAACCATCAACAATGCATTTCATACATATTCATATTTGGATAATATTCTCAAAATTCCCCATAAAGTGTTAGGGAGTTTACCATTTTTACTTCCGACAATACTAAATCAACATATGTTTCCTTTTAATATAAATGATATCGAGGAGACGAGATTCGAATCTAGGACTTTAGTTGCAtagtaaaattatatttaatcatttgaattatgaacttttaattactttttggTTTGGGGTAGAATAATACCTAAATtatcaataaacaaaatcagaCCGagtattataatttaatataaaatacttTATTTTTACTACACATGTCACACGAGGGCAACATGAGAATCTCGAGTAAATCGAATTGAACTATTTTGATAACGTTTTGTTGGTTACAATTGATAAAATCATTATATGACATAGCCGGTATGGTTAATGATTTAGGTTCTAAACTGAACCTTACCCTCCCTGACCAATAACACTACTTACAAAAGAGTTCATTATACAATTGCCCTTATTTTTCAGAGGTTGTTCAACTTTCGttctagattttttttttttcatcacaATTTGGTCTCtggaattgtaaaaatgtaCTTAATAAGGACAACACTATAAAATTTGACAAAGTTAAGGGGGTAAGCGTTATTCAATTTGACAGTG
The Prunus dulcis chromosome 2, ALMONDv2, whole genome shotgun sequence DNA segment above includes these coding regions:
- the LOC117619009 gene encoding uncharacterized protein LOC117619009, yielding MIMLQLFFTVAFSAVPLTLYVPPLRSLNPFVETMEDLLSESRSYTNRVYPRVRHLWVRILDCLLCSTR
- the LOC117618802 gene encoding uncharacterized protein LOC117618802 isoform X1; this translates as MEPAKIDWKNLEWKFVEDKAYEQINAPKWFDFLNPDQNSVDDQAWFCRPECKHPKTAEDFLKSSPLKKVSSPAVVSEVSPLGDKIQRDVKLKRRGLTQSSIYPINNSRVQEDSENQNPNLSTPPINQAKAMKATIKSSAEKKQPIESTPQNSEVLPRLRSTLSARNLFAGRDILNQLTDFCSELKRMAMRAREKEDVEGLDVRKSLGGLKEEEVVKKEECNGEVLGELNGRQTERMPLLEVGKGKTRRQTERMPFLEVGKGKTQRQTENMPLLEVKTEGMEGSIIKEKQRRNKRIDETENIPISLNLESVKRKGGECLLQIRTNPPSPQCFSAPRPPSKLTPSQASKSKLMERGILADAEQNNKVTKENSTEKGKTACIVDGREARTMDVFWFLKPCTTLSN
- the LOC117618802 gene encoding uncharacterized protein LOC117618802 isoform X2; amino-acid sequence: MEPAKIDWKNLEWKFVEDKAYEQINAPKWFDFLNPDQNSVDDQAWFCRPECKHPKTAEDFLKSSPLKVSSPAVVSEVSPLGDKIQRDVKLKRRGLTQSSIYPINNSRVQEDSENQNPNLSTPPINQAKAMKATIKSSAEKKQPIESTPQNSEVLPRLRSTLSARNLFAGRDILNQLTDFCSELKRMAMRAREKEDVEGLDVRKSLGGLKEEEVVKKEECNGEVLGELNGRQTERMPLLEVGKGKTRRQTERMPFLEVGKGKTQRQTENMPLLEVKTEGMEGSIIKEKQRRNKRIDETENIPISLNLESVKRKGGECLLQIRTNPPSPQCFSAPRPPSKLTPSQASKSKLMERGILADAEQNNKVTKENSTEKGKTACIVDGREARTMDVFWFLKPCTTLSN